From the Primulina huaijiensis isolate GDHJ02 unplaced genomic scaffold, ASM1229523v2 scaffold43379, whole genome shotgun sequence genome, one window contains:
- the LOC140970241 gene encoding VAN3-binding protein-like: VQQEVSPRTSGRLSHSSGPLNGGQSCGSLTDSPPASPFEIDDSKYSQLNTTTCNQYKVSAINGTGLGGGGKTVGRWLKDRREKKKEETRAHNAQLHAAISVAGVAAAIAAIAAATAASSAAGKDEQMAKTDMAVASAATLVAAQCVEAAEVMGAERENLASVVNSAVNVRSAGDIMTLTAAAATALRGAATLKARALKEVWNIAAVIPVDKGMGATNNGSNGSSNGSFSGELVPEENFLGICSRELLARGGELLKRTRNGDLHWKIVSVYINKMGQVMLKMKSRYVAGTITKKKKNVVLEVLKDIPAWAGRHLLEGGEHRRYFALKTVARGVVEFECRNQREYDIWTQGVSRLLSIAAEKNNRHKI; the protein is encoded by the exons GTGCAGCAGGAGGTATCACCACGCACTTCAGGAAGGCTATCTCACAGCAGTGGCCCTCTCAATGGAGGCCAGAGCTGTGGCTCTCTTACTGACAGCCCCCCTGCCTCCCCCTTTGAAATTGATGACTCCAAG TACTCTCAGTTAAACACTACCACGTGCAACCAGTACAAGGTCAGTGCCATCAATGGCACTGGCCTTGGCGGTGGAGGAAAAACTGTGGGGAGGTGGCTGAAGGATCGTAGGGAGAAAAAGAAAGAGGAAACGAGGGCACACAATGCTCAGCTTCATGCTGCCATTTCTGTGGCAGGGGTAGCGGCTGCTATTGCTGCAATTGCAGCTGCCACTGCTGCGTCATCTGCAGCAGGAAAAGATGAACAGATGGCAAAAACCGACATGGCTGTTGCATCGGCTGCCACATTGGTTGCTGCACAATGCGTCGAAGCGGCTGAGGTTATGGGGGCTGAGCGAGAAAACTTGGCATCAGTAGTGAATTCAGCAGTCAATGTTAGGTCAGCGGGTGACATCATGACTTTGACAGCTGCTGCAGCTACGG CTTTGCGTGGTGCTGCCACCTTGAAGGCAAGGGCATTGAAGGAGGTGTGGAATATTGCAGCAGTGATCCCTGTGGACAAAGGGATGGGAGCTACAAATAATGGGAGTAATGGAAGTTCGAATGGTAGTTTTAGTGGTGAACTTGTTCCCGAAGAAAATTTCCTTGGCATTTGCAGTAGAGAACTGCTCGCCAGGGGCGGGGAACTTCTTAAGAGAACCCGAAATG GTGATCTTCATTGGAAAATTGTGTCTGTTTACATCAACAAAATGGGACAG GTGATGTTAAAGATGAAGAGTAGATATGTTGCTGGGACCATaaccaaaaagaaaaaga ATGTAGTGTTGGAGGTGTTGAAGGATATTCCGGCTTGGGCTGGCCGCCACTTGCTCGAAGGCGGCGAGCATCGAAGATATTTCGCTTTGAAGACGGTTGCACGAGGAGTTGTGGAATTCGAGTGCAGGAATCAAAGGGAGTATGATATTTGGACTCAAGGTGTTTCAAGATTACTCTCAATCGCCGCAGAGAAGAACAATAGGCACAAGATTTGA